The following proteins come from a genomic window of Limosilactobacillus reuteri:
- the gap gene encoding type I glyceraldehyde-3-phosphate dehydrogenase → MTVKIGINGFGRIGRLAFRRIHELNTNDIEVVAINDLTTPSMLAYLLKYDSTHGKFPGEVTSTDTGIVVDGKEYPVYAERDARNIPWVKNDGVDFVLECTGFYTSAEKSQAHIDAGAKRVLISAPAGNIPTVVPGVNLDTLTKDDIIVSAGSCTTSCLAPMAKVLNDEFGVKVGTMTTIHAFTSTQAILDGPRGKKMRNNRTASVNTIPHSSGAAKAIGLVIPELNGKLSGHAQRVGVVDGSLTELVSILDKKVTVDQINDAMKKATNPAFGYTEDEIVSTDIIGSTYGSVFDPSQTEIMEGDDGSQLVKTVAWYDNEYGFTSNMIRTLLHFATL, encoded by the coding sequence ATGACTGTAAAAATTGGTATTAACGGTTTTGGCCGTATTGGTCGTTTAGCATTTCGTCGGATTCACGAACTTAACACAAATGATATTGAAGTTGTTGCAATCAACGATTTGACTACTCCTTCTATGTTGGCTTACTTACTTAAGTATGACTCAACTCATGGTAAGTTCCCAGGTGAAGTTACATCTACTGATACTGGTATTGTTGTTGATGGTAAGGAATACCCTGTATACGCTGAACGCGATGCTCGTAACATTCCTTGGGTAAAGAACGATGGCGTTGACTTTGTTCTTGAATGTACTGGTTTCTACACTTCTGCTGAAAAGTCACAAGCACACATTGACGCTGGTGCAAAGCGTGTATTGATTTCAGCACCTGCTGGTAACATCCCAACTGTTGTTCCTGGTGTTAACCTTGACACTTTGACTAAGGATGACATTATCGTATCAGCTGGTTCATGTACTACTAGCTGCTTGGCACCAATGGCTAAGGTCTTAAATGACGAATTTGGTGTTAAGGTTGGTACTATGACTACTATCCACGCATTTACTTCTACTCAAGCTATCCTTGATGGTCCTCGTGGTAAGAAGATGCGTAACAACCGTACTGCAAGTGTAAACACTATTCCTCACTCAAGTGGTGCTGCTAAGGCTATTGGTTTAGTTATTCCTGAATTAAACGGTAAGCTTTCAGGTCACGCACAACGTGTTGGTGTTGTTGACGGTTCATTAACTGAACTTGTTTCAATCTTAGACAAGAAGGTTACTGTTGACCAAATCAACGATGCTATGAAGAAGGCTACTAACCCAGCATTCGGTTACACTGAAGATGAAATTGTTTCAACTGATATTATCGGTTCAACATACGGTTCAGTATTTGATCCTTCCCAAACTGAAATTATGGAAGGTGACGATGGCTCACAATTAGTTAAGACTGTTGCTTGGTATGACAACGAATACGGTTTCACTAGCAACATGATCCGGACTTTACTTCACTTTGCTACTCTTTAA
- a CDS encoding IS30 family transposase codes for MGTTILSFQNRIVIETLHNEGRSLRYIANYLGFSKTTVFNELHRLNGEYQAELAQTDFERKVSQRGRKSSLTKSLKHLIEEKIQVQKWSPEQVAHVVGIAYKTVYNWIDQGWLDVQLPDLPDHGIRRHRAKEKRGTFSHGRSIEERPHKVETRQEFGHFEADTVLSGKRKGQAVATFVERKSRLTIVKRLHGRDSQSMTQAVLELASQLQDKLKTLTVDHGKEFANYQAIEQLTGTQVYFAHAYSPHERGSNENRNRVLRRFIPKGQAIEELSDRQLVQINWYLNSRPLKCLNWHTPIEIFLLNLRH; via the coding sequence ATGGGCACCACTATTTTATCATTCCAGAACCGCATTGTCATTGAAACGCTTCATAATGAAGGACGTTCCTTACGATACATCGCTAATTACTTAGGCTTTAGTAAAACCACAGTCTTTAACGAACTTCACCGGCTCAACGGTGAGTATCAAGCTGAACTAGCGCAAACTGACTTTGAACGCAAGGTTAGTCAACGGGGGCGGAAGTCTTCACTCACTAAAAGCCTTAAGCACTTGATTGAGGAAAAGATTCAAGTCCAGAAGTGGTCCCCTGAACAAGTTGCCCATGTAGTTGGGATTGCCTACAAGACGGTCTATAACTGGATTGATCAAGGATGGCTTGATGTACAGTTACCCGATTTGCCTGATCATGGAATTCGTCGTCATCGTGCTAAAGAAAAGCGTGGTACGTTCAGTCACGGCCGCTCCATTGAGGAGCGTCCTCATAAAGTCGAAACTCGCCAAGAATTCGGCCACTTTGAAGCTGATACCGTACTTTCTGGCAAACGTAAAGGTCAAGCTGTGGCGACTTTTGTGGAGCGTAAGAGTCGCCTGACAATTGTTAAACGGCTCCATGGTCGCGACAGTCAGTCCATGACTCAAGCCGTACTTGAACTAGCTAGTCAACTTCAAGACAAGCTCAAGACGCTTACCGTGGATCATGGGAAAGAGTTCGCTAACTATCAGGCAATTGAACAGCTAACAGGTACTCAGGTTTATTTTGCCCATGCTTATTCACCACATGAACGCGGTAGTAATGAGAACCGTAACCGAGTTTTGCGACGGTTTATTCCCAAGGGACAAGCCATTGAAGAGCTGAGCGATCGCCAGCTGGTTCAAATCAATTGGTATCTGAATTCCCGACCACTTAAATGTCTTAACTGGCACACACCAATCGAGATCTTCTTGCTTAATCTACGTCACTAA
- the whiA gene encoding DNA-binding protein WhiA, whose amino-acid sequence MSYASEAKKELTGITVHRDNAKAELMALIRMNGSIGIADHQLVLNVQTENPAIARRIYSLLKQFYGVESEIVVRRKMKLKKNNQYIVRLRYHAQHVLDDLGILQNYQIKEQVPVELLKDEWMVRSYLRGAFLAGGSVNNPETSRYHLEIYSLYEEHNEIIAQMMNKFGLNAQTTARRSGFIVYLKEAEKIANFMSLIGATNSMLQFENVRIVRDMRNSVNRLVNCENANLNKIANASTRQIENIEFIDSRVGLSSLPDKLREIAETRLAHQEVSLKELGELVPGGPISKSGVNHRLRKLNAYADELRASQVK is encoded by the coding sequence ATGTCATATGCAAGCGAAGCAAAGAAAGAATTAACGGGAATCACTGTTCATCGGGATAATGCAAAGGCGGAATTGATGGCCCTTATTCGGATGAACGGGTCGATTGGCATTGCTGACCACCAGTTGGTACTGAACGTTCAGACCGAAAACCCAGCAATTGCACGGCGAATCTATTCACTGTTAAAACAATTTTACGGGGTAGAAAGTGAAATCGTGGTTCGTCGTAAAATGAAATTAAAAAAGAATAACCAATATATAGTTCGCTTACGCTATCATGCACAACATGTCTTAGATGATCTTGGTATTTTACAAAATTATCAAATTAAGGAACAAGTACCCGTAGAATTGCTTAAGGATGAATGGATGGTCCGTTCATATCTAAGAGGTGCCTTTTTGGCGGGGGGATCAGTAAATAATCCTGAAACTTCTCGTTATCACTTGGAAATATACTCTCTTTACGAGGAACATAATGAGATTATTGCTCAGATGATGAACAAGTTTGGTCTAAATGCCCAAACAACTGCTCGTCGTAGTGGTTTTATTGTTTACTTAAAAGAAGCCGAAAAAATTGCTAATTTTATGTCGTTAATTGGTGCAACTAACTCAATGCTTCAGTTTGAGAATGTTCGAATTGTACGGGATATGCGGAATTCAGTTAATCGATTAGTAAATTGTGAAAATGCTAATCTGAATAAGATTGCAAATGCCTCAACACGCCAAATCGAAAATATTGAATTCATTGATTCGCGAGTAGGGCTTAGCAGCTTACCTGATAAGTTGCGGGAAATTGCAGAAACGCGATTAGCCCATCAAGAGGTTAGTCTAAAGGAATTAGGAGAATTAGTTCCTGGCGGTCCGATTTCCAAGTCTGGTGTTAACCATCGCTTACGCAAATTGAATGCTTATGCTGATGAGTTGCGTGCATCGCAGGTTAAATAA
- a CDS encoding phosphoglycerate kinase, translated as MAKLTVEDLPLEGKKVLMRVDFNVPIKDGVVGDDNRIVAALPTIKYVIDHGGRAILFSHLGRIKKEEDKPGLSLRPVAERLSNLINKPVTFVPVTEGKQLEDAIDNMKNGDVLLVQNTRYEDVKDGEYVKRESGNDPELGKYWASLGDVFVNDAFGTAHRKHASNVGIATNMPGKAAAGYLMEKEIKFLGDAVDNPECPFVAILGGAKVSDKIGVIDNLLDKADKIIIGGGMAYTFYAAKGIKVGNSLVEKDKIDVAKQILDKAGDKLVLPIDNVVADKFNNDADTKVVEGDIDDGWMALDIGPKSVEEFKNVLKDAKTVVWNGPMGVFEMPNFAKGTLEIGKFLGTLTDATTIVGGGDSTAAVKELGVADKLTHISTGGGASLTYLEGNELPGIAAISDK; from the coding sequence ATGGCTAAATTAACTGTTGAAGACCTTCCTTTGGAAGGCAAGAAAGTATTAATGCGTGTTGACTTTAATGTTCCAATTAAAGACGGCGTTGTTGGTGACGATAATCGAATTGTTGCTGCTTTACCAACAATCAAATATGTTATTGACCACGGTGGTCGGGCAATCTTATTCTCACACCTTGGCCGAATTAAAAAAGAAGAAGATAAGCCTGGACTTTCACTTCGTCCAGTTGCAGAACGCCTTTCTAACTTAATAAATAAGCCAGTAACGTTTGTTCCAGTTACTGAAGGTAAGCAATTAGAGGATGCTATCGATAACATGAAGAATGGTGATGTTTTGCTCGTTCAAAATACCCGTTATGAAGATGTTAAGGATGGCGAATATGTAAAGCGTGAATCTGGTAATGATCCTGAATTAGGTAAGTACTGGGCATCTCTTGGTGATGTATTTGTAAATGATGCCTTTGGTACAGCTCACCGTAAGCACGCTTCTAATGTTGGTATTGCTACTAACATGCCAGGTAAGGCAGCAGCTGGTTACTTGATGGAAAAGGAAATCAAGTTCTTAGGTGATGCAGTGGATAATCCTGAATGTCCATTTGTTGCCATCCTTGGTGGTGCAAAAGTTTCTGATAAGATTGGTGTTATTGATAACCTTCTTGACAAAGCAGACAAGATTATTATCGGTGGTGGAATGGCTTATACATTCTACGCTGCTAAGGGAATCAAAGTTGGTAACTCACTTGTTGAAAAAGACAAGATTGACGTTGCTAAGCAAATCTTAGACAAAGCTGGCGACAAGCTTGTATTGCCAATTGATAATGTAGTAGCTGATAAGTTCAACAATGATGCTGATACAAAGGTTGTTGAAGGCGATATTGACGACGGTTGGATGGCCCTTGATATTGGTCCTAAGTCTGTTGAAGAGTTTAAGAACGTATTAAAGGATGCCAAAACTGTTGTTTGGAATGGACCAATGGGTGTATTTGAAATGCCAAACTTTGCTAAGGGTACGCTTGAAATTGGTAAATTCCTTGGTACATTAACAGATGCTACGACAATCGTTGGTGGTGGGGACTCAACTGCTGCTGTTAAGGAATTGGGTGTTGCTGATAAGCTTACCCATATCTCAACTGGTGGTGGTGCATCATTAACTTACCTTGAAGGTAACGAATTACCTGGAATTGCCGCAATTTCTGACAAATAA
- a CDS encoding IS30 family transposase, producing the protein MTYKHLTTRELTLIADFWYQGPKAYWAAKLLQRSQETIYRVYRFLNDGKTIDQYLQTYQRHKRHCGRKQTQLSTIEVNYIHVQIKAGWTPDTIIGRHEHPISCSMRTLYRMFARNQYGFSVKQLPMKGKCHPNGYVEHRGKAGQLGRSIYQRYRDFPHYQHEFGHFEADTVQGKAHRGAVMTLVERQSKVMIVLNIHHKTDEAVNCQLDQWLAKLPRHFVKSITFDNGKEFAGWREIANKYDLHTYFAEVGAPNQRGLNENNNGLLRRDSLSKKLDFRDLPDELVTQLMHRRNNIPRKSLNYRTPLEVFLSHVTEEQLSPFF; encoded by the coding sequence ATGACCTATAAACATCTTACCACACGTGAATTAACTCTCATAGCTGATTTTTGGTATCAAGGTCCTAAAGCTTATTGGGCTGCTAAATTACTTCAGCGTAGTCAAGAAACCATCTATCGTGTTTATCGTTTCCTCAACGACGGTAAAACCATCGACCAATATCTTCAGACTTATCAGCGACATAAGCGTCATTGTGGTCGGAAGCAGACCCAACTGTCAACTATCGAAGTTAACTATATCCATGTGCAAATCAAGGCAGGTTGGACTCCTGATACTATTATTGGTCGTCATGAACACCCAATTAGCTGCAGTATGCGCACCCTTTATCGCATGTTTGCCCGCAATCAGTATGGCTTTTCCGTTAAACAGCTACCGATGAAAGGGAAATGCCATCCCAATGGCTATGTGGAACATCGTGGTAAAGCTGGCCAATTAGGACGCAGTATCTATCAACGATATCGTGATTTTCCGCATTACCAACATGAATTTGGGCACTTTGAAGCTGATACAGTTCAAGGTAAAGCTCACCGCGGAGCGGTAATGACGCTAGTAGAGCGACAATCCAAAGTAATGATTGTCCTTAATATTCATCATAAAACAGACGAAGCAGTGAATTGCCAGCTTGATCAATGGCTCGCTAAACTGCCACGTCACTTTGTTAAATCAATTACTTTTGATAACGGGAAAGAATTTGCTGGATGGCGAGAAATAGCCAATAAGTATGATCTTCACACCTATTTTGCGGAAGTCGGTGCTCCCAATCAACGAGGGCTAAACGAAAATAATAACGGCCTCTTGCGTCGTGATAGTCTTAGTAAAAAGCTAGATTTTCGCGATTTACCAGACGAACTAGTCACTCAGCTAATGCATCGTCGCAACAATATCCCACGAAAATCTCTTAATTATCGTACACCATTAGAAGTATTCTTGAGTCATGTCACAGAAGAACAACTTTCACCTTTTTTCTAA
- the clpP gene encoding ATP-dependent Clp endopeptidase proteolytic subunit ClpP codes for MNLVPTVIEQSSRGERAYDIYSRLLKDRIIMLSGPIEDEMANSIVAQLLFLDAQDSTKDIYLYINSPGGVVTSGMAIYDTMNFIKADVQTIVIGMAASMASVLVSSGAKGKRFGLPHSQVLIHQPSGGAQGQQTEIEIAATEILKTRKMLNGILAKNSGQPIEKIQADTERDHYLTAQEAVDYGLLDGVMENNSKLK; via the coding sequence ATGAATTTAGTACCTACTGTCATTGAGCAATCATCTCGTGGTGAACGTGCTTATGACATCTACTCACGGCTTCTGAAGGACCGTATTATTATGCTCTCTGGTCCAATTGAAGACGAAATGGCAAATTCAATTGTTGCGCAACTTTTATTCCTTGATGCGCAAGACTCAACTAAAGATATTTACTTATACATTAATTCACCTGGTGGAGTTGTTACCTCAGGAATGGCAATTTATGACACTATGAACTTTATTAAGGCTGATGTTCAAACTATTGTAATCGGAATGGCTGCTTCTATGGCTAGTGTATTAGTATCATCTGGTGCTAAGGGTAAGCGTTTTGGATTACCACACTCACAAGTTTTGATTCACCAACCATCTGGTGGGGCTCAAGGTCAACAGACTGAAATTGAAATTGCTGCTACTGAAATTTTGAAAACACGGAAGATGCTTAACGGTATCCTTGCTAAGAATTCTGGTCAACCTATCGAGAAGATCCAGGCTGATACTGAACGTGATCATTACTTGACAGCACAAGAAGCAGTAGATTACGGCTTACTTGATGGTGTAATGGAAAATAATTCCAAATTAAAGTAA